A DNA window from Nitrospirota bacterium contains the following coding sequences:
- a CDS encoding 3D domain-containing protein has protein sequence MNRRAAILILLFAGWLLGYMHHYLATRTEMNDLMVQNMAMHEEITKLRASIPAAMKVNVKATAYSNDPYSIDVAKWRDGLTATNTQARRGIAAADWRVFPPGTRLYIPGYGEATVEDRGGAVKGYHVDLFVDSYNEAIRWGNKDMEIYVLEMGKG, from the coding sequence ATGAACAGGCGGGCGGCCATACTGATTCTCTTGTTCGCGGGGTGGTTGTTGGGGTACATGCATCACTACCTGGCCACCAGAACGGAGATGAACGACCTCATGGTGCAGAACATGGCCATGCATGAGGAAATCACCAAGCTCCGGGCGAGCATCCCCGCGGCCATGAAGGTCAATGTGAAGGCCACGGCCTACAGCAACGACCCCTACTCCATCGACGTGGCCAAATGGAGGGACGGCCTTACGGCCACGAACACCCAGGCGCGCCGGGGCATCGCGGCAGCCGACTGGCGCGTGTTTCCCCCGGGGACCCGTCTTTACATCCCCGGCTACGGAGAGGCCACCGTGGAGGACCGGGGCGGCGCCGTCAAGGGCTACCACGTGGACCTCTTCGTGGACTCATACAACGAGGCCATCCGCTGGGGCAACAAGGACATGGAAATCTACGTCCTGGAGATGGGCAAGGGATAG